The Corylus avellana chromosome ca8, CavTom2PMs-1.0 genome has a segment encoding these proteins:
- the LOC132189191 gene encoding uncharacterized protein LOC132189191, producing the protein MSVSTAVQTPLLLETVDGAVDYKGRLVLRSSSGRWRSASFIIGVEVAERFAYYGIASNLITYLTGPLGESTATAAQNVNVWSGTASLLPLLGAFVADSFLGRYRTIVVASLIYILGLGLLTLSSMFPSISSSGCKDTSKLIPCSPPQAQVILFFFSLYLVALGQGGHKPCVQAFGADQFDGQDPEECKAKSSFFNWWYFCMCAGGLVSLSFLNYIQDNLSWGLGFGIPCVTMVVALFIFLLGTRTYRYSIQGEEESPFVRIGRVFVAAVKNRRTTPSAIAIEEEARGTLPHHNSEEFKFLNKALLTPDGSKEDGKVCSISEVEEAKAILMLIPIWMTSLVYAIVFAQSSTFFTKQGATMERTIVPGFDVPAAALQSFISLAIVVFIPIYDRIFVPIARAFSKKPSGITMLQRIGTGMLLSAISMAIAALVEMMRLKTVQEYGLVDLPKQTVPMSIWWLVPQYVLFGIADVFTMVGLQEFFYDQVPNELRSVGLSLYLSIFGVGSFLSSFLISAIEKATGRDGGDSWFANNLNRAHLDYFYWLLAGLSVIELAAYLYFAKAYIYNRGNAVDGAVDYKGRPVLRSNSGGWSSASLIIGVEVAERFAYDGICSNLITYLTGPLGQSTATAAQNVNAWDGTASLLALLGAFVADSFLGRYRTIVVASLIYILGLGLLTLSSMFPYLSSSDCQDTSKFITCSPPQPQVILFFFSLYLVALGQGGHKPCVQAFGADQFDGQDPEECKAKSSFFNWWYFGICAGGLASLLILTYIQDNLSWGLGFGIPCIMMVAALAVFLLGTRTYRYSIQGEERSPFMRIGRVFVAAVRNWRTTPSAIAIEEEARGTLTHRSSKEFKFLNKALLTPDGSKEDGKVCSISEVEEAKAVFRLIPIWVTSLVYAIVFAQPSTFFTKQGATMDRTIVPGFDVPAAALQSFISLAIIIFIPIYDRIFVPIARAFTRKPSGITMLQRIGTGMLLSAISMAIAALIEMMRLKTAQEYGLVDLPKLTVPMSIWWLVPQYVLFGIADVFTMVGLQEFFYDQVPNELRSVGLSLYLSIFGVGSFLSSFLVSAIEKATGGNSGDNWFANNLNRAHLDYFYWLLAGVSVIELAAYLYFAKAYIYNRGSKV; encoded by the exons ATGTCCGTGTCTACGGCCGTCCAAACTCCGCTGCTGTTGGAAACCGTCGATGGTGCCGTTGACTACAAAGGCCGTCTGGTCCTTCGATCCAGCTCCGGCCGCTGGAGATCTGCATCCTTCATCATAG GTGTGGAAGTGGCGGAGAGGTTCGCGTACTACGGGATCGCTTCCAACCTCATAACGTACTTGACTGGGCCGCTGGGCGAGTCAACGGCCACCGCGGCCCAGAACGTGAACGTCTGGTCCGGAACGGCGTCTTTGCTTCCGCTTCTGGGCGCGTTCGTGGCCGACTCCTTTCTCGGCCGCTATCGCACCATCGTCGTCGCTTCTCTCATCTACATTCTG GGACTTGGCTTGTTGACTCTGTCGTCAATGTTTCCTTCTATCAGCTCATCTGGCTGCAAAGACACCAGTAAACTTATTCCATGTTCTCCGCCTCAAGCCCAAGTaatcttattcttcttctctctgtaCCTAGTAGCACTTGGGCAAGGGGGGCATAAGCCTTGTGTTCAAGCTTTTGGAGCAGATCAATTTGATGGGCAAGATCCAGAAGAGTGCAAAGCCAAAAGCTCATTCTTCAACTGGTGGTATTTTTGTATGTGTGCAGGTGGCTTAGTATCACTTTCATTCTTGAACTATATACAAGACAACCTTAGTTGGGGTCTTGGTTTTGGAATCCCTTGTGTCACGATGGTGGTTGcactatttattttcttgcttGGAACTAGGACTTATCGGTATAGCATCCAAGGGGAGGAGGAAAGCCCGTTTGTGAGAATTGGTCGGGTGTTTGTTGCTGCAGTTAAGAATCGGAGAACCACTCCTTCAGCAATAGCTATTGAAGAGGAAGCTCGGGGAACCCTGCCGCACCATAACTCAGAAGAATTCAA GTTCCTCAACAAAGCGTTGCTTACACCAGACGGTTCTAAGGAAGATGGGAAGGTGTGTAGCATCAGCGAGGTTGAAGAAGCAAAAGCAATTCTTATGCTTATCCCAATATGGATGACAAGCTTGGTGTATGCTATTGTGTTTGCCCAGTCCTCGACTTTCTTCACCAAGCAAGGAGCTACAATGGAGAGAACAATTGTGCCAGGCTTTGACGTACCGGCCGCTGCTCTTCAATCCTTTATTAGCCTTGCCATTGTTGTCTTTATTCCCATATATGACCGCATTTTTGTGCCCATAGCAAGAGCTTTCAGTAAGAAACCCTCTGGCATCACAATGCTGCAGAGAATTGGAACTGGGATGCTTCTATCTGCTATATCCATGGCCATTGCAGCTCTAGTTGAGATGATGAGGCTCAAAACTGTTCAAGAATATGGGTTAGTTGATTTGCCAAAACAGACAGTCCCAATGAGCATATGGTGGTTGGTTCCTCAATATGTCTTGTTTGGGATTGCTGATGTTTTCACAATGGTTGGTTTGCAAGAGTTCTTCTATGATCAGGTCCCAAACGAATTGAGGAGTGTGGGTCTTAGCCTCTACCTAAGCATCTTTGGCGTGGGAAGTTTTCTAAGCAGCTTCCTTATCTCTGCCATTGAGAAAGCAACTGGTAGGGATGGTGGAGATAGTTGGTTTGCCAACAATCTGAATCGGGCACATCTTGATTACTTTTATTGGCTGCTTGCTGGACTTAGTGTAATAGAACTGGCTGCTTACTTGTATTTTGCAAAAGCTTACATTTACAATCGAGGAA ACGCCGTCGATGGTGCCGTTGATTACAAAGGCCGTCCGGTCCTCCGATCCAACTCCGGCGGCTGGAGTTCAGCATCTTTAATCATAG GTGTGGAAGTGGCGGAGAGGTTCGCGTACGACGGGATCTGCTCCAACCTCATAACGTACTTGACTGGGCCGCTGGGCCAGTCAACGGCCACCGCGGCCCAGAACGTGAACGCATGGGACGGAACGGCGTCGTTGCTTGCGCTTCTGGGTGCTTTCGTGGCCGACTCCTTTCTCGGCCGCTATCGCACCATTGTCGTCGCTTCTCTCATCTACATCCTG GGACTTGGCTTATTGACTCTGTCGTCAATGTTTCCTTATCTCAGCTCATCTGACTGCCAAGACACCAGTAAATTTATTACATGTTCTCCTCCTCAACCCCAAGTaatcttattcttcttctctctataCCTAGTAGCACTTGGGCAAGGGGGGCATAAGCCTTGTGTTCAGGCTTTTGGAGCAGATCAATTTGATGGGCAAGATCCAGAAGAGTGCAAAGCCAAAAGCTCGTTCTTCAACTGGTGGTATTTTGGTATATGTGCAGGTGGCTTAGCATCACTTTTAATCTTGACCTATATACAAGATAACCTTAGTTGGGGTCTTGGTTTTGGAATCCCTTGTATCATGATGGTGGCTGCACTAGCTGTTTTCTTGCTTGGAACTAGGACTTACCGGTATAGCATCCAAGGGGAGGAGAGAAGCCCGTTTATGAGAATTGGTCGGGTGTTTGTTGCTGCAGTAAGGAATTGGAGAACCACCCCTTCAGCCATAGCTATTGAAGAGGAAGCTCGTGGAACCTTGACTCACCGGAGCTCGAAAGAATTCAA GTTCCTCAACAAGGCATTGCTTACACCAGATGGTTCTAAGGAAGATGGGAAGGTGTGTAGCATCAGCGAAGTTGAAGAAGCAAAAGCAGTTTTTAGGCTTATCCCAATATGGGTGACAAGCTTGGTGTATGCTATTGTGTTTGCCCAGCCCTCGACTTTCTTCACCAAGCAAGGGGCTACCATGGATAGAACAATTGTGCCAGGCTTTGACGTACCGGCCGCTGCTCTTCAATCCTTCATCAGCCTTGCCATTATTATCTTTATTCCCATATATGACCGCATTTTCGTCCCCATAGCAAGAGCTTTCACTAGGAAACCCTCTGGCATCACAATGCTTCAGAGAATTGGAACTGGGATGCTTCTATCTGCTATTTCCATGGCCATTGCAGCTCTAATTGAGATGATGAGGCTCAAAACCGCTCAAGAATATGGGTTAGTTGATTTGCCAAAACTGACAGTCCCAATGAGCATATGGTGGTTGGTTCCTCAATACGTCTTGTTTGGGATTGCTGATGTTTTCACTATGGTTGGTCTGCAAGAGTTCTTCTATGATCAGGTCCCAAACGAATTGAGGAGTGTGGGTCTTAGCCTCTACCTAAGCATCTTTGGCGTGGGTAGTTTTCTAAGCAGCTTCCTTGTCTCTGCCATTGAGAAAGCAACTGGTGGGAATAGTGGAGATAATTGGTTTGCTAATAATCTGAATCGGGCACATCTTGATTACTTTTATTGGTTACTTGCTGGAGTTAGCGTAATAGAGCTGGCCGCTTACTTGTACTTTGCAAAAGCATACATTTATAATAGAGGAAGCAAGGTATGA
- the LOC132189190 gene encoding uncharacterized protein LOC132189190 → MSMTATMQTPLLLDAVDGAVDYKGRPVFRSNSGGWRSASLIIGVEIAERFAYHGIGANLITYLTGPLGQSTATAAQNVNVWDGTASLLTLLGAFVADSFLGRYRTIVVASLIYILGLGLLTVSSMFPYLSSSDCQDTSKFIPCSPPQAQVILFFFSLYLVALGQGGHKPCVQAFGADQFNGQDPEECKAKSSFFNWWYFGICAGGLASLLILTYIQDNLSWGLGFGIPCITMVAALAIFLLGTRTYRYGIQGEEKSPFVRIGRVFVAAVRNWRTTPSAIAIEEEARGTLPHRCSEEFKFLNKALLTPDGSKEDGKVCSISAVEEAKAVLRLIPIWVTSLVYAIVFAQPSTFFTKQGATMNKTIVAGFDVPAAALQSFISLAIVLFIPIYDRIFVPIARAFSKKPSGITMLQRIGIGMLLSAISMAIAALVEMVRLKTAQEYGLVDLPKQTVPMSIWWLVPQYILFGIADVFTMVGLQEFFYDQVPNELRSVGLSLYLSIFGVGSFLSSFLVSAIEKVTSGDGGDSWFANNLNRAHLDYFYWLLAGLSVIELAAYLYFAKAYIYNIDGAVDYKGRPVFRSNSGAWRSASLIIGVEIAERFAYHGISANLITYLTGPLGQSTATAAQNVNVWDGTASLLTLLGAFVADSFLGRYRTIVVASLIYILGLGLLTLSSMFPYLRSSDCQDTSKFVTCSPPQPQVILFFFSLYLVALGQGGHKPCVQAFGADQFDGQDPEECKAKSSFFNWWYFGMCVGGLASLLILTYIQDNLSWGLGFGIPCIMMVAALAIFLLGTRTYRYSIQGEEKSPFMRIGQVFVAAVRNWRTTPSAIAIEEEAHGTLPHRSSEEFKFLNKALLAPDGSKEDGKVCNISEVDEAKAVLRLIPIWVISLVYAIVFTQPLTFFTKQGATMDRTIVSGFDVPAAALQSFVSLTIVVFIPIYDRIFVPIARAFSRKPSGITMLQRIGIGMLLSAISMAIAALVEMKRLKTAQEYGLVDLPKLTVPMSIWWLVPQYILRGIADVFTVVGLQEFFYDQVPNELRSVGLSLYMSIFGVGSFLSSFLVSVIEKATGGDGGDSWFANNLNRAHLDYFYWFLAGLSVIELAAYLCFAKAYIYNRGSKV, encoded by the exons ATGTCCATGACTGCGACCATGCAAACTCCGCTGCTATTAGACGCCGTCGATGGTGCCGTTGACTACAAAGGCCGTCCGGTCTTCCGATCCAACTCCGGCGGCTGGAGATCTGCATCCTTAATCATTG GTGTTGAAATAGCGGAGAGGTTCGCGTACCATGGGATCGGCGCCAACCTCATAACGTACTTGACTGGGCCGCTGGGCCAGTCAACGGCCACCGCCGCCCAGAACGTGAACGTGTGGGACGGAACGGCGTCGTTGCTTACGCTTCTGGGTGCGTTCGTGGCCGACTCCTTTCTCGGCCGCTATCGCACCATTGTCGTCGCTTCTCTCATCTACATCCTG GGACTTGGCTTGTTGACTGTGTCGTCAATGTTTCCTTATCTCAGCTCATCTGACTGCCAAGACACCAGTAAATTTATTCCATGTTCTCCTCCTCAAGCTCAAGTaatcttattcttcttctctctataCCTAGTAGCACTTGGGCAAGGGGGGCATAAGCCTTGTGTTCAAGCTTTTGGAGCAGATCAATTTAATGGGCAAGATCCAGAAGAGTGCAAAGCCAAAAGCTCATTCTTCAACTGGTGGTATTTTGGTATATGTGCAGGTGGCTTAGCATCACTTTTAATCTTGACCTACATACAAGATAACCTTAGTTGGGGTCTTGGTTTTGGAATTCCTTGTATCACGATGGTGGCTGCACTAGCTATTTTCTTACTTGGAACTAGGACTTACCGGTATGGCATCCAAGGGGAGGAGAAAAGCCCGTTTGTGAGAATTGGTCGGGTGTTTGTTGCTGCAGTAAGGAATTGGAGAACCACCCCCTCAGCCATAGCTATTGAAGAGGAAGCTCGTGGAACCTTGCCTCACCGGTGCTCAGAAGAATTCAA GTTCCTCAACAAAGCGTTGCTTACACCAGATGGTTCTAAGGAAGATGGGAAGGTGTGTAGCATCAGCGCAGTTGAAGAAGCAAAGGCAGTTCTTAGGCTTATCCCAATATGGGTGACAAGCTTGGTGTATGCTATTGTGTTTGCCCAGCCCTCGACTTTCTTCACCAAGCAAGGAGCTACAATGAACAAAACAATTGTTGCGGGCTTTGACGTACCGGCCGCTGCTCTTCAATCCTTTATCAGCCTTGCCATTGTTCTCTTTATTCCCATATATGACCGCATTTTTGTCCCCATAGCAAGAGCTTTCAGCAAGAAACCCTCTGGCATCACAATGCTGCAGagaattggaattggaatgCTTCTATCTGCTATTTCCATGGCCATTGCAGCTCTAGTTGAGATGGTGAGGCTCAAAACTGCTCAAGAATATGGGTTAGTTGATTTGCCAAAACAGACAGTCCCAATGAGCATATGGTGGTTGGTTCCTCAATACATCTTGTTTGGGATTGCTGATGTTTTCACCATGGTTGGTCTGCAAGAGTTTTTCTATGATCAGGTCCCAAACGAATTGAGGAGTGTGGGTCTCAGCCTCTACCTGAGCATTTTTGGCGTGGGGAGTTTTCTAAGCAGCTTCCTTGTCTCTGCCATTGAGAAAGTGACTAGTGGGGATGGTGGGGATAGTTGGTTTGCCAATAATCTGAATCGGGCACATCTTGATTACTTTTATTGGTTACTTGCTGGACTTAGTGTAATAGAGCTGGCGGCTTACTTGTACTTTGCAAAAGCTTACATTTATAATA TCGATGGTGCCGTTGACTACAAAGGCCGTCCGGTCTTCCGATCCAACTCCGGCGCCTGGAGATCTGCATCCTTAATTATTG GTGTTGAAATAGCGGAGAGGTTCGCGTACCATGGGATCAGCGCCAACCTCATAACGTACTTGACTGGGCCGCTGGGCCAGTCAACGGCCACCGCCGCCCAGAACGTGAACGTGTGGGACGGAACGGCGTCGTTGCTTACGCTTCTGGGTGCGTTCGTGGCCGACTCCTTTCTCGGCCGCTATCGCACCATTGTCGTCGCTTCTCTCATCTACATCCTG GGACTTGGCTTGTTGACTCTGTCGTCAATGTTTCCTTATCTCAGATCATCTGACTGCCAAGACACCAGTAAATTTGTTACATGTTCTCCACCTCAACCCCAAGTaatcttattcttcttctctctataCCTAGTAGCACTTGGGCAAGGGGGGCATAAGCCTTGTGTTCAGGCTTTTGGAGCAGATCAATTTGATGGGCAAGATCCAGAAGAGTGCAAAGCCAAAAGCTCGTTCTTCAACTGGTGGTATTTTGGTATGTGTGTAGGTGGCTTAGCATCACTTTTAATCTTGACCTATATACAAGATAACCTTAGTTGGGGTCTTGGTTTTGGAATCCCTTGTATAATGATGGTGGCTGCACTAGCTATTTTCTTGCTTGGAACTAGGACCTACCGGTATAGCATCCAAGGGGAAGAGAAAAGCCCATTTATGAGAATTGGTCAGGTGTTTGTTGCTGCAGTAAGGAATTGGAGAACCACCCCTTCAGCCATAGCTATTGAAGAGGAAGCTCATGGAACCTTGCCTCACCGGAGCTCAGAAGAATTCAA GTTCCTCAACAAAGCGTTGCTTGCACCAGATGGTTCTAAGGAAGATGGGAAGGTGTGTAACATTAGCGAGGTTGATGAAGCAAAAGCAGTTCTTAGGCTTATCCCAATATGGGTGATAAGCTTGGTGTATGCTATTGTGTTTACCCAGCCCTTGACTTTCTTCACCAAGCAAGGGGCTACCATGGACAGAACAATTGTGTCGGGCTTTGATGTACCGGCCGCTGCTCTTCAATCCTTTGTCAGCCTTACCATTGTCGTCTTTATTCCCATATATGACCGCATTTTTGTGCCCATAGCAAGAGCTTTCAGCAGGAAACCCTCTGGTATCACAATGCTGCAGAGAATTGGAATTGGGATGCTTCTATCTGCTATTTCCATGGCCATTGCAGCTCTAGTTGAGATGAAGAGGCTCAAAACTGCTCAAGAATATGGATTAGTTGATTTGCCAAAACTGACTGTCCCAATGAGCATATGGTGGTTGGTTCCTCAATACATCTTGCGTGGGATTGCTGATGTTTTCACCGTGGTTGGTCTGCAAGAGTTTTTCTATGATCAGGTCCCAAACGAATTGAGGAGTGTGGGTCTCAGCCTCTACATGAGCATTTTTGGCGTGGGGAGTTTTCTAAGCAGCTTCCTTGTCTCTGTCATTGAGAAAGCAACTGGTGGGGATGGTGGAGATAGTTGGTTTGCCAATAATCTGAATCGGGCACATCTTGATTACTTTTATTGGTTTCTTGCCGGACTTAGTGTAATAGAACTGGCCGCTTACTTGTGCTTTGCAAAAGCTTACATTTATAATAGAGGAAGCAAGGTATGA